A section of the Saccharomyces paradoxus strain CBS432 chromosome XII sequence genome encodes:
- the XDJ1 gene encoding Xdj1p (Chaperone with a role in facilitating mitochondrial protein import~similar to YLR090W) yields the protein MSGSDRRDQLYDVLGVTRDASVQEIKTAYRKLALKHHPDKYVDQDSKEVNEIKFKEITAAYEILSDPEKKSHYDLYGDDNGPASGGGADGFGDDDFMNFFNNFFNNGGHDGSSFPSEYDTYEEDKSTSSKDIDIEISLTLKDLYMGKKLKFDLKRQIICMKCQGSGWKSKKKIHVAHEVECESCGGKGSKERLKRFGPGLVASQWVICEKCNGKGKYTKRPKNPKNFCPDCAGVGLHSKKEVITVNVAPGHHFNDVITIKGMADEVIDKTTCGDLKFHLIEKQEDLEQKQIFLKNFDEGTRNDLYIGATVSLSEALTGFEKFLTKTFDDRLLTLSVKPGRVIRPGDVIKIANEGWPILDDPRGQCGDLYVFVHIEFPPDNWFNEKSEMLAIKMNLPSSSSCASQATVNTEDDSNMINNETISNFRIIHTDDLPEGIKTFNPESQDSTHCKARSSYCSIQ from the coding sequence ATGAGTGGCAGTGATAGAAGAGACCAGTTATACGATGTGTTGGGGGTGACAAGAGACGCGAGCGTGCAGGAGATTAAAACTGCTTACAGAAAGCTTGCCCTGAAACATCATCCAGACAAGTATGTAGACCAAGACTCAAAGGAGGTGAATGAgatcaaattcaaagagaTCACTGCCGCTTATGAGATCTTAAGCGAtccagaaaagaaatcacATTACGATTTGTATGGTGATGATAATGGTCCCGCTAGTGGCGGTGGCGCTGATGGGTTTGGAGATGACGATTTTatgaatttctttaataatttcttcaataatggAGGTCACGATGGAAGCAGTTTCCCCAGTGAGTACGATACATATGAAGAGGACAAGTCTACAAGCTCCAAGGATATCGATATCGAGATATCTCTTACGCTGAAGGATTTGTACATGGGCAAGAAGTTAAAGTTTGATTTGAAGAGACAGATTATTTGTATGAAATGTCAAGGCTCTGGTtggaaatcaaagaagaaaattcacGTCGCACACGAGGTAGAATGTGAATCTTGCGGTGGAAAAGGTTCAAAAGAACGTCTAAAAAGGTTTGGGCCAGGTTTGGTAGCGTCGCAATGGGTAATATGTGAGAAATGTAATGGTAAGGGAAAGTACACTAAAAGGCCCAAGAATCCGAAGAACTTTTGCCCCGATTGCGCAGGCGTGGGGCTTCATTCAAAGAAGGAAGTTATCACAGTGAACGTGGCTCCGGGCCATCATTTTAACGATGTTATTACAATCAAGGGGATGGCAGACGAAGTAATCGATAAGACTACATGCGGCGATTTAAAGTTCCATCTTATTGAGAAACAAGAGGACTTAGAGCAGAAGCAAATCTTCTTGAAGAACTTTGACGAAGGCACCAGGAATGATTTGTATATAGGCGCCACCGTATCGCTAAGCGAGGCCTTGACAGGATTTGAGAAGTTTTTAACAAAAACGTTCGACGACAGGTTACTAACATTGAGCGTTAAGCCCGGGAGAGTAATAAGGCCTGGTGATGTCATCAAAATTGCCAATGAAGGTTGGCCTATTCTAGATGACCCTCGTGGCCAATGCGGCGATCTGTATGTTTTCGTTCATATTGAGTTCCCACCAGATAACTGGttcaatgaaaaatcaGAAATGCTAGCAATTAAAATGAATCTGccgtcttcttcatcttgcGCTTCTCAAGCGACTGTAAATACTGAAGATGACAGCAATATGATTAATAACGAAACTATATCTAATTTCCGGATCATTCACACGGACGATCTTCCGGAAGGGATCAAGACGTTCAATCCGGAGTCCCAGGATTCAACGCACTGTAAAGCAAGAAGTTCGTACTGCTCTATACAATGA
- the GEP5 gene encoding Gep5p (similar to YLR091W) — protein sequence MVSQVNALLLPIIKSTPLHQITKTALVTTLTGIQSDYKFKEIAVPLTESLQVYEKAQRRQNLRASLKALESIIYQTHFQWNNPRPRHALLFQKHYHFLLTHWPFENHRHLADSISTNNGKLSSTSSRGTWLKSDWTTLFKVKNPWVQTPPSLGHPGGADLDTFTPERTFLINSLGNHYKFLIANSHLSYNHKKYPSPGVQIPIRNALGEVSPAKQIAQLFARQLAHIYTSLFVENPPLSPANELELMAVFHDESLDRRLRRLYMRACARAYSITNADSATEPLTFHCTRWED from the coding sequence ATGGTCTCCCAGGTTAACGCCTTATTACTGCCGATCATAAAATCTACACCGCTCCATCAAATAACCAAGACCGCATTGGTAACGACGCTCACAGGTATACAAAGCGATTACAAGTTCAAAGAAATAGCTGTGCCACTAACCGAATCATTACAGGTGTACGAAAAGGCGCAAAGAAGACAAAACTTGAGAGCAAGTTTGAAAGCACTGGAGAGTATCATTTACCAAACGCACTTCCAATGGAACAACCCGCGCCCACGACATGCGCTTCTCTTCCAAAAACACTACCACTTTTTGCTGACTCACTGGCCATTTGAGAATCACAGGCATTTGGCAGATTCTATCTCCACGAACAATGGAAAGCTGAGTTCAACGTCCTCAAGGGGCACCTGGCTGAAGTCAGATTGGACAACATTGTTTAAAGTTAAAAACCCTTGGGTCCAGACGCCACCATCATTAGGGCATCCAGGTGGGGCAGATCTTGACACCTTCACGCCAGAGAGAACGTTCCTGATCAATTCTCTTGGAAACCACTACAAATTCTTAATAGCGAATAGCCATTTAAGCTACAATCACAAGAAATACCCCTCCCCTGGCGTGCAAATCCCCATCAGGAACGCTCTTGGCGAAGTTTCTCCGGCCAAACAAATTGCCCAACTCTTCGCTAGACAACTGGCTCATATCTACACGAGTCTGTTTGTGGAAAACCCTCCGCTCTCTCCTGCCAACGAGCTGGAATTAATGGCCGTCTTCCACGACGAGTCTCTGGACCGACGTCTTAGAAGGCTCTATATGCGCGCTTGTGCAAGGGCATATTCGATTACCAATGCCGACTCTGCTACGGAGCCTTTGACATTTCATTGCACCCGTTGGGAAGATTGA
- the SUL2 gene encoding sulfate permease (High affinity sulfate permease~similar to YLR092W), translated as MSRETYPNLEEVEIPDFQETNNTVPDLDDLELEYDQYKNNENNDTFNDKDLESNSVAQHNAVNNSKGVKGSKIDYFNPSDVSLYDNSVSQFEETTVSLKEYYDHSIRSHLTLKGARSYLKSVFPIINWLPHYNFNWFTADLIAGITIGCVLVPQSMSYAQVATLPAQYGLYSSFIGAYAYSFFATSKDVCIGPVAVMSLQTAKVIADVTAKYPDGDSAITGPVIATTLALLCGIISAAVGFLRLGFLVELISLNAVAGFMTGSAFNILWGQVPALMGYNSLVNTRAATYKVVIESLKHLPDTKLDAVFGLIPLFLLYVWKWWCGTYGPKLNDRYNSKNPRLHKILKWTYFYAQASRNGIIIIVFTCIGWAITRGKSKAERPISILGSVPSGLKEVGVFHVPPGLMSKLGPNLPASIIVLLLEHIAISKSFGRINDYKVVPDQELIAIGVSNLLGTFFNAYPATGSFSRSALKAKCNVRTPLSGLFSGSCVLLALYCLTGAFFYIPKATLSAVIIHAVSDLLASYQTTWNFWKMNPLDFICFIVTVLITVFASIEDGIYFAMCWSCATLILKVAFPAGKFLGRVEIAEVTDAYVRPDSDVVSYVSENNNGVSTFEEGGEDEKESSTKYITNSSKKIETNIQTKGFGSPSSSISQPRIKYHTKWIPFDHKYTRELNPDVQILPPPEGVLVYRLSESYTYLNCSRHYNVITEEVKKVTRRGQLIRHRKKSDRPWNDPGPWEAPAFLKNLKFWKKKENDPESMENAPSNAIDGERDDRPLLKILCLDFSQVAQTDATALQSLVDLRKAINQYADRQVEFHFVGIISPWVKRGLISRGFGTLNEEYSDESIVAGHTSYHVARVPQSEENPEKYSVYTASGTNLPFFHIDIPDFAKWDI; from the coding sequence ATGTCCAGGGAAACTTATCCAAATTTGGAAGAGGTAGAAATACCTGATTTTCAGGAAACCAATAACACTGTCCCAGATCTTGATGATTTAGAATTAGAGTATGaccaatataaaaataatgaaaataatgatacaTTTAATGATAAGGACCTAGAGAGCAATTCTGTCGCACAACACAATGCAGTGAACAATTCGAAAGGTGTCAAAGGCTCGAAGATTGACTACTTCAACCCTTCAGATGTCTCGTTGTATGACAATTCCGTTTCTCAATTTGAAGAGACAACAGTATCGCTAAAAGAGTACTACGACCACAGCATACGGTCGCATCTTACTTTGAAAGGGGCAAGGAGTTATCTAAAGAGCGTCTTTCCCATCATCAACTGGCTGCCACACTACAATTTTAACTGGTTTACTGCGGACCTCATCGCAGGTATTACCATTGGCTGTGTTCTTGTGCCACAATCCATGTCATACGCACAAGTCGCCACACTACCAGCACAGTATGGTTTGTACTCCTCGTTTATTGGTGCTTACGCCTACTCTTTTTTCGCCACATCCAAAGATGTTTGTATTGGGCCCGTTGCTGTCATGTCTTTACAGACCGCCAAAGTCATTGCTGATGTCACGGCCAAATACCCCGATGGAGATTCTGCCATCACTGGCCCCGTTATTGCAACGACTCTGGCGTTGTTATGTGGTATCATTTCAGCAGCCGTTGGCTTCTTACGTTTGGGGTTTCTTGTCGAATTGATTTCCTTAAATGCAGTTGCTGGATTTATGACTGGGTCCGCCTTTAATATATTATGGGGTCAAGTTCCAGCACTTATGGGTTATAACAGTTTGGTTAATACGAGAGCTGCCACTTATAAAGTTGTCATAGAAAGTTTGAAACATCTACCAGATACTAAACTGGATGCGGTGTTTGGGCTAATTCCGCTTTTCCTTCTATATGTTTGGAAATGGTGGTGCGGAACATATGGTCCAAAGTTGAATGATAGATACAACTCCAAAAATCCAAGATTACACAAAATTCTTAAATGGACGTACTTCTACGCTCAAGCTTCCAGAAACGGtatcattatcattgtATTCACTTGTATCGGTTGGGCAATCACAAGAGGCAAATCCAAAGCGGAAAGACCCATCAGCATCCTAGGATCGGTTCCATCTGGTTTGAAAGAAGTTGGGGTTTTCCATGTTCCACCAGGATTAATGTCTAAGCTTGGTCCAAATTTGCCTGCTTCCATTATTGTGCTATTGTTGGAACATATCGCTATTTCGAAATCTTTTGGTAGAATTAACGATTATAAAGTCGTCCCCGATCAAGAGTTGATTGCTATTGGTGTTTCAAACCTTTTGGGTACTTTCTTCAATGCTTACCCAGCCACTGGTTCCTTTTCAAGGTCTGCTTTAAAGGCTAAATGTAATGTCCGTACGCCGTTGTCTGGTTTGTTTTCAGGTTCGTGTGTTCTTTTAGCATTATATTGTTTGACCGGTGCATTCTTTTACATTCCAAAGGCTACGTTATCTGCTGTTATTATTCATGCTGTGTCTGATCTTTTGGCCTCTTACCAAACCACGTGGAATTTCTGGAAGATGAATCCATTGGATTTCATCTGTTTCATCGTCACCGTTTTAATCACGGTGTTTGCCTCTATCGAGGATGGTATTTATTTTGCCATGTGCTGGTCATGTGCAACCCTCATCTTAAAAGTAGCATTTCCAGCGGGAAAATTCTTGGGTCGTGTGGAAATTGCTGAAGTTACTGATGCTTATGTCAGACCGGACTCTGATGTAGTTAGCTACGTGTCTGAAAATAACAACGGTGTTTCTACTTTTGAAGAGGGTGGTGAggatgaaaaggaaagttCCACCAAATATATCACAAATTCCTctaagaaaatagaaacaaACATTCAAACAAAGGGCTTTGGCTCTCCATCTTCCTCGATTAGCCAGCCAAGGATAAAATACCACACTAAATGGATACCGTTTGATCATAAATACACAAGAGAATTGAATCCGGACGTCCAGATTCTCCCCCCACCGGAAGGTGTCCTCGTTTATAGGCTATCCGAGAGTTACACCTACCTCAACTGTTCCAGACATTACAATGTTATAACAGAAGAAGTCAAAAAAGTTACCAGACGTGGTCAATTAATTCGTCATAGGAAAAAATCTGACCGTCCATGGAACGATCCTGGTCCATGGGAAGCACCTGCCTTCctaaagaatttgaaattctggaagaaaaaagaaaatgaccCTGAATCCATGGAAAACGCACCAAGCAACGCAATTGATGGTGAAAGAGATGATAGACCATTGCTGAAAATACTATGTTTAGACTTTTCACAAGTGGCTCAAACAGATGCTACAGCTCTTCAATCATTAGTCGATCTGAGGAAGGCCATAAACCAATATGCAGATAGGCAAGTCGAATTCCATTTCGTGGGCATCATTTCACCATGGGTGAAGAGAGGTTTAATTAGCAGAGGATTTGGTACTCTAAACGAAGAATATAGTGATGAATCCATTGTTGCCGGTCATACAAGTTATCACGTCGCCAGGGTACCTCAAAGCGAAGAAAACCCAGAAAAATACAGCGTTTATACTGCTTCAGGAACAAACCTGCCTTTCTTCCATATCGATATTCCAGATTTTGCCAAATGGGATATCTAG
- the NYV1 gene encoding Nyv1p (v-SNARE component of the vacuolar SNARE complex~similar to YLR093C): MKRFNVSYVEVIKNGETISSCFQPFQKNENYGTITSANEQITPVIFHNLIMDMVLPKVVPIKGNKVTKMSMNLIDGFDCFYSTDDHDPKTVYVCFTLVDIPKILPIRILSGLQDYDSNATNELLSSHVGQILDSFHEELVEYRNQTLNSSGNGQSSNGNGQNTISDIGDATEDQIKDVIQIMNDNIDKFLERQERVSLLVDKTSQLNSNSNKFRRKAVNIKEIMWWQKVKNITLLTFTIILFVSATFMFFYLW; encoded by the exons atgAAACGCTTTAATG TAAGTTATGTGGAAGTTATCAAAAATGGTGAAACAATATCTAGTTGTTTCCAGCCGTTccagaaaaatgaaaactaTGGTACAATAACTTCAGCGAACGAACAGATAACACCGGTCATTTTCCACAATTTGATCATGGACATGGTGTTGCCCAAAGTAGTTCCGATCAAGGGGAACAAAGTCACCAAGATGTCGATGAATCTCATTGACGGGTTCGATTGTTTCTACTCCACAGATGACCATGACCCCAAGACTGTGTACGTTTGTTTCACGTTAGTGGATATACCCAAGATCTTGCCCATCAGGATATTAAGTGGTCTGCAGGACTACGATTCCAACGCTACAAACGAACTTTTAAGTTCGCATGTAGGTCAAATACTAGACTCTTTCCATGAGGAGCTGGTCGAATACCGCAATCAAACTTTAAACAGTTCTGGAAATGGCCAATCTAGTAACGGGAATGGTCAAAACACTATCAGTGACATCGGGGATGCCACCGAAGACCAAATAAAGGACGTCATTCAGATAATGAACGATAACATCGACAAGTTCTTAGAAAGGCAAGAAAGAGTTTCTTTATTGGTGGATAAAACCTCCCAATTAAATAGTAACAGTAATAAATTCAGACGCAAAGCGGtcaatataaaagaaataatgtGGTGGCAAAAAGTTAAGAATATTACATTATTGACTTTTACTATCATACTATTTGTAAGCGCTACTTTCATGTTTTTCTATCTGTGGtga
- the GIS3 gene encoding Gis3p (similar to YLR094C), translated as MLLDLNTNHTRMHDTHVHEHCLMKSIRDDGALHSWSDSSKVFYPKSFYATATNKKNNKLASASMNKTIANNRTVSDESYFHSTKPSFDGLANAERTRIPTKRNSFKRTRILKARDDSELLNENRSSLMTPSLSSVMSQVKKTNSAKTISGECPIHEGHLTQSIKRKFSEETQSDCSSLSSSKVHPLTDDIADAPDLQAPTIGDEVLAEAVVPKMKIININDLDLFDDWEVKDLVDIFPPVYERRPQSSSAISLVSASSDVKSRPTSVDFQIIDKKGGGASKRKSRSKSTTENMIYENDLVELEQWPSASPSSETDGSTAPSDLLLPNKRIRQKSLNTNFLKLYSIETSCKRKSILPEVEVDDHLLKQLTYSEIWSLEIKKEPDVPTNDIKLALITRKKLWSDMVHETRNDLFGDSTPWNLHFVATTSNTQPSQGREPTNEHTTADSKSSLVRVHSDVKPWFNNGGTMLKPCGKLNLGKLTNKTTAPTREIQYVVKGWCDSRFL; from the coding sequence ATGCTATTGGACTTGAATACAAATCACACACGAATGCACGATACTCACGTGCATGAACATTGCCTTATGAAGAGTATACGTGACGATGGCGCATTGCACTCATGGAGCGACTCCTCAAAGGTCTTTTATCCCAAGTCATTTTACGCTACCGCTACCAATAAGAAGAATAATAAGTTAGCCAGTGCCAGTATGAACAAGACGATTGCAAACAATAGGACGGTGAGTGATGAGAGTTATTTTCACTCTACCAAGCCGTCGTTCGATGGTTTAGCGAATGCTGAACGTACTAGAATACCAACTAAGAGAAATAGCTTCAAGAGGACCAGAATACTGAAGGCTCGGGACGATTCCGAGCTGCTGAACGAAAATCGCTCATCTTTGATGACCCCGTCCTTAAGCTCGGTCATGTCGCAAGTTAAGAAAACGAATTCCGCCAAGACGATATCGGGCGAATGCCCCATACATGAGGGCCACTTGACACAGAGCATAAAAAGGAAGTTTTCAGAGGAAACACAAAGTGACTGTTCCTCTTTGAGCTCCTCTAAAGTTCATCCCCTGACGGATGATATTGCTGATGCTCCCGATTTGCAAGCCCCCACGATCGGCGATGAGGTGCTGGCCGAGGCGGTGGTGCCcaagatgaaaataataaacatAAATGATCTCGATTTGTTCGACGACTGGGAGGTCAAGGATTTAGTCGATATCTTTCCTCCCGTATATGAACGGCGCCCGCAATCGTCCTCTGCTATTTCATTGGTTTCTGCGTCGTCCGATGTCAAATCTCGTCCAACCTCTGTAGACTTCCAAATCATTGACAAGAAAGGCGGCGGCGcttcaaaaaggaagagcaGGAGCAAATCCACCACAGAGAACATGATTTACGAGAATGACTTGGTAGAATTAGAACAATGGCCATCCGCGTCACCGTCGTCCGAGACCGACGGTTCAACTGCACCTAGCGACTTGCTCTTACCtaacaaaagaataagaCAAAAAAGTTTGAATACCAATTTCTTGAAGCTATATTCCATCGAAACATCATGTAAAAGGAAGAGTATCCTACCTGAAGTTGAAGTGGATGACCATTTGTTGAAACAACTAACGTATTCCGAAATTTGGTCCTtggaaatcaaaaaggaaCCCGATGTCCCTACCAACGATATCAAGCTTGCCCTTATTACtaggaaaaaattatggTCTGACATGGTCCACGAAACAAGAAATGATCTTTTTGGTGATTCTACCCCTTGGAATTTGCATTTTGTCGCCACGACAAGCAACACGCAACCCTCACAAGGCCGTGAACCCACAAACGAACATACAACGGCGGATTCAAAGAGTTCTTTGGTCCGCGTACACTCAGACGTTAAACCATGGTTCAACAATGGCGGCACAATGCTCAAACCATGTGGGAAACTAAATTTAGGCAAACTCACAAATAAGACTACCGCGCCTACAAGGGAGATTCAATATGTCGTAAAGGGCTGGTGTGATAGCAGATTTCTCTGA
- the IOC2 gene encoding Ioc2p (Subunit of the Isw1b complex~similar to YLR095C) has product MNQQSMRAKRTRNTRNVGASVPGGGANTDGEDWKEYVSEDVITQLNKYQLPYPGILHEKIADLANRWHFQYVMAWLSNVCESFTTTIFNADQYGGSSTKCLWKNIKFDEGIFVTDVFSKIDGKDSNYYNDEIDVDGDSQNLYDKIRLQLLHQLAGNKSGQLKDWNVIVNHHFQNSNTYSDLVTDSPFLELDIARQFDIIYSIIKLIEMKNMIFKNYLANNLHLFMFSEIILDDDNNGGEEMKSLFSLPNIGVLVKKTIHRVKEDSSSQISQTLNIPIKLQNCTIKESDPNIPDSVELIHLEYSHDIDAYLQSITIDYEVITSDWDSMLEYWSQNSSSKVIDEFITSLIPIYAEHRLYSAKILTNREKERAIAELMTRRKRSSRLVAKEEENKKKDLESEWFEKLDEREQFIRHRNKLVSKEIKKIKDLLWNQLWQLYDQDYRDEKLTRRNEFKDRSGSGTPFFEASSNKEEDSPLNEIDNGVLDHGPNFQSSIVPVESPTPGTVGPLETADVPELPTDFCITKKELDELANYGIFTPQQEPDSQDSVFQCPGEPELAPMVITEDTETDLFNNRPLICCDNCYRWQHWECQPPKIIELISLTTKSPQHALSQRDFGVIIMGNSHGNRRSSRRPQSTPEPGTKSSRPTDKRKPLAECATFICAWCIKDLELELRNIFVPELKIIRAKQRKQQEDRERRKKMKEEKKRLEEIAKKRELTQSVSPPVFNNAFANMTSSAAPGITAYGKTNPIFNPGLDLGTIHPVITHSQQIGSKTVPQPSQAPKAPQAQIQLQPHLQPQPQPQHPKEQNFHFQYPPTN; this is encoded by the coding sequence ATGAATCAGCAATCGATGAGGGCGAAGAGAACTAGAAATACAAGAAATGTAGGGGCGAGTGTGCCTGGCGGCGGTGCGAACACGGATGGCGAAGACTGGAAAGAATATGTTTCCGAAGACGTAATAACCCAACTAAACAAGTATCAGCTGCCGTATCCTGGAATATTACATGAAAAGATCGCGGATTTGGCCAATCGCTGGCATTTTCAATATGTGATGGCCTGGCTTTCCAACGTCTGTGAATCATTTACTACAACTATATTTAATGCTGATCAGTATGGCGGTAGCTCAACCAAATGCTTGTGGAAAAACATCAAGTTCGATGAAGGTATATTTGTAACAGACGTATTTTCGAAGATAGATGGGAAGGACTCGAACTATTACAACGATGAAATTGACGTAGATGGAGATTCGCAAAATTTGTACGATAAGATTAGATTGCAATTATTGCATCAATTAGCGGGAAATAAGAGCGGCCAATTGAAGGATTGGAATGTTATAGTCAATCatcatttccaaaattcGAACACGTATTCAGATTTGGTTACGGACTCCCCTTTTCTGGAGCTTGATATTGCGCGTCAATTCGACATCATTTACAGTATCATAAAATTAAtcgaaatgaaaaatatgatctTCAAGAATTACTTAGCGAATAATTTGCATCTATTCATGTTTAGCGAAATTATACtggatgatgataataatggAGGGGAGGAAATGAAGAGTTTGTTTTCCTTACCCAATATTGGTGTGCTTGTAAAGAAAACTATTCACAGAGTAAAAGAAGATTCTTCTTCCCAGATCTCTCAGACTCTGAATATCCCAATAAAGCTGCAAAACTGTACTATAAAAGAAAGCGATCCGAACATTCCTGATTCGGTGGAGCTAATTCATCTCGAGTATTCTCACGATATCGATGCATACCTTCAGTCGATTACAATTGATTATGAGGTGATTACAAGTGATTGGGATTCCATGCTAGAATACTGGTCACAGAACAGTAGTTCAAAGGTCATAGATGAGTTTATAACTAGCTTGATACCGATATATGCAGAACATAGACTATATTCGGCAAAAATCTTGACTAACAGAGAAAAGGAGAGAGCGATTGCCGAGCTAATgacaagaaggaaaagatcCTCCAGGTTAGTAgcgaaagaagaagaaaataagaaaaaggatTTGGAAAGTGAATGGTTTGAAAAACTGGATGAAAGAGAACAATTTATAAGACACAGAAACAAGCTAGTCTCGaaggaaatcaaaaagataaaagatCTCCTATGGAACCAATTATGGCAGTTATACGACCAGGATTATAGAGATGAGAAATTGACCAGACGTAATGAGTTCAAAGATAGAAGTGGTTCCGGTACTCCGTTTTTTGAAGCCTCTTCGAATAAGGAAGAAGACAGCCCCTTGAATGAAATCGATAACGGAGTTCTTGACCATGGGCCCAACTTTCAATCCAGTATAGTCCCCGTGGAATCACCAACTCCTGGAACTGTCGGGCCGCTAGAAACGGCCGACGTCCCTGAATTGCCCACTGACTTCTGCATTACAAAGAAAGAGTTAGACGAGCTTGCCAACTACGGGATCTTCACCCCGCAGCAAGAGCCGGACTCCCAAGATTCTGTTTTCCAATGTCCGGGCGAACCAGAGCTAGCACCCATGGTCATCACGGAGGACACAGAGACTGACTTATTTAATAATCGTCCGTTGATATGCTGCGATAATTGTTATAGATGGCAGCATTGGGAATGCCAACCTCCAAAAATCATAGAGCTTATATCTCTGACCACAAAGTCTCCACAACACGCACTGTCGCAGCGCGATTTTGGCGTCATCATAATGGGAAATTCACACGGCAACAGGAGATCTTCTCGCAGACCTCAATCCACACCTGAACCCGGCACCAAATCCTCAAGACCCACCGATAAGCGGAAACCCTTGGCCGAATGCGCCACTTTCATCTGTGCTTGGTGCATCAAGGACTTGGAACTTGAACTGCGCAACATCTTCGTACCtgaattaaaaataatcaGGGccaaacaaagaaaacagcAGGAAGACCGtgaaagaaggaagaaaatgaaggaagaaaagaaaagactcGAAGAGattgcaaagaaaagggAACTAACCCAGTCTGTGTCACCTCCAGTCTTTAATAATGCATTTGCGAATATGACAAGTAGTGCGGCGCCCGGTATCACCGCTTACGGAAAAACAAACCCAATCTTCAATCCAGGACTTGATTTGGGTACTATTCACCCTGTAATAACACACTCGCAGCAAATTGGTAGCAAAACTGTGCCACAACCTTCACAAGCCCCCAAAGCTCCACAAGCACAGATCCAACTACAGCCACATCTGCAACCGCAACCGCAACCGCAGCATCCTAAGGAACAGAACTTTCATTTCCAATACCCGCCAACCAACTAG